The DNA region CACCTTCGAGATATTCTAAAAGAGTGAATACTCactcattaaaaatacaaaattatgcATCCCTTGATATTGTGTGTTGTTTCTGATTGCCTTAAGGAGGAAATCATATTATATTTTTAGTACTGTTACCCAGTTAAATGTCTAATTGTAGGAgtaaagtcaaaacattttcattttggggcTGGGTTTTAATGCCAGGTGGCTGCGTACTCGGCCCTCTGCGGTTGCCAGAGCTCAGTGCCTTCGATGACGCGGCGGATCATGGATGCAGAGGTGATAAGCAGGTGCCCAGCGGTCTGAAGGAGGGTGGAGGCGAAGCGCAGCACTTCTCTGAAAACACAATCAACGTTTTACACTAATCAGCTTTAAGATTGCTCACTAAGTACATGTAAGAATTGTAAAAGCGTGAGAAATTCTAACCCCAGATGTACCTTTTTGGCgtcaacaaaaatctaatttgaatGTCCCTAAATCTAGAAAACAAGCTCAATTTTGAAACTAATAATTCTCAGAAAAGTGTTGtgtatcaaaacaaaacaaaatatccatGCATTTTTCAAGCATTTAATATGTTAGAAACATAATGATGAGCTTTTTTGTTAAACAGAAAAGGTGAAAAGTCTATTGCTCGTATGGAAAATGTCATAATTACTCTTAATGGTTCAACATCCGGGTTTAATCGGCtaatgttgttaaaaataatacaaatattatgTCTTGGCTTGGATTGATCTTCGTAACCTCTTGAGAGCTACTGAGTACTATTttatgatctaaaaaaaaaaaagcactacCAACACCAAGAAAGGTATTTTATGAGTTTGGAAAACTAAATAATTCGactgtaatttctttaaataaattatcctAACACCCTTTATGGGTTTGGAAAGATTTACAGGTGAGGAGGTGCCAGTTCATAGCATCCGTGACCCACTTACCTGAGGACCTTCTTGGGCCCCAGACACTGAAAGTCGGCGCTCACAGAGTACAGGCCTTGGAACGTGGCCTTCACACTCAGCGAGCCAAACACATCCTTCGGGTTTATCTTGTAAAGGTCAAAGGTGACTCGTGCTATGTCTCTGCCGGTGCGAGGCTTGTCGTGGTTTCTTAGCACAACTGCACCCTGTGGAGACAGAAACGATGGATCAAACCACAAAGTGATGTTGCCGATGGAGGAAATGTtcaagagggggaaaaaaaatctagcatATAAAGAGACACTAGGAGCCTCTAGAATGGCGTCGGACTTACTGCTTGCGGTTTCCATGTCTGTCCTGGTTCTAGGACCATGAGCACGGTGTTGTCCGGTAAGGTCATGAGGAACTCATCAGAGTCCACCTCTGTACCGTCCTCCTCACAAACCAGGTACACAGATGCTGCAGAAATGGCCAGCAACAAAGCCTGGCACACCTAACAGACGGAATTATTACTCTCAGTTAGGAAGAACCTCAGCTTAGGCGTCACcaaaaaatcctcaaaatatAAACTGTGAATACCAACTGGGATGCGCAATTGTTGCGGGTAAGCCAGTTCAGGGAAACTACATTCAAAtccactgaaatattttaaaaactggctCACAGCTGGCGCTGAGAGCGAGTAGACGTTGTGTGTTCAGCGTGTTACTCTAGTTTAAATGTAGACGTAATatatatttgcataaatatatTGTAAGAGCATATGTCCTAACCTTTTCGCAAAACTGTATGTCATAGTTGcaacaaataattcattttagaTTCATTTAAATCTAAGGCCTTTCTGTAACTCTTAATTTCATCATAATTTATGCTAGGCAACTGATGTTGGTCTCACCCTctctttcagctcctccagggttCCTGCAGTGACCCCTTTCTTGGTCTCCCTTCTGTTACAACAGATTCTGAAAGGTCGCTGGGGCGGGGACCAGACCCGCTTTGTCATAgacctgacaaaaaaaatcagagaggaaagcaaagaaatgttaatgtttttgttgtttttttacccacGGTTCtgacattttgactttatatAGCAAAAAAGCAAAGATCTTTTTTTAGTCACACGTAATGTCTGACTCTGAT from Xiphophorus maculatus strain JP 163 A chromosome 14, X_maculatus-5.0-male, whole genome shotgun sequence includes:
- the cideb gene encoding cell death activator CIDE-B, yielding MDTTSSFFKSMTKRVWSPPQRPFRICCNRRETKKGVTAGTLEELKERVCQALLLAISAASVYLVCEEDGTEVDSDEFLMTLPDNTVLMVLEPGQTWKPQAGAVVLRNHDKPRTGRDIARVTFDLYKINPKDVFGSLSVKATFQGLYSVSADFQCLGPKKVLREVLRFASTLLQTAGHLLITSASMIRRVIEGTELWQPQRAEYAATWH